Proteins from a single region of Hordeum vulgare subsp. vulgare chromosome 6H, MorexV3_pseudomolecules_assembly, whole genome shotgun sequence:
- the LOC123402029 gene encoding transcription factor TGAL9-like isoform X1 produces MGDRPWQQPHEHASCSAQAGMIQASTAATSSIHGSIMRKDPGGYEDLAELDQALFLYINSQDQQPIQEQPHFSSRVHAETLNIFPSRPMHVVAEPSPKAATSASNIIAASSNLKLQRPPSNSKQSSMPAPGGKATVKREGSGSGGAGTPSTSEHEGPRTPDAKTLRRLAQNREAARKSRLRKKAYIQNLETSRVRLSQMEQEMQRCSAQGAILGGGAGIGGLSPEAAWFDGEYARWVDEHDRMMRHLRAAVDAEGVEHDAAAADGEQLLRQLIDAAAAHHVVLAELKSAVARADVFHLVSGTWLPAAERCFIWIGGSRPSDLIKVMARHMEPVTEQQAAGMYDVQRWAQEREEALDRELQATYRSLSDTVSSDALISPYPDTAAYMAHMSLAISNLSSLEAFVRQADALRLQTLHRLPQVLTARQSARCFLAVADYSQRLRALSSLWLARPRQDQPAQPGAGGRLFHP; encoded by the exons ATGGGGGATAGGCCATGGCAGCAGCCGCATGAGCATGCTTCTTGTTCAGCGCAGGCCGGGATGATCCAAGCTTCTACCGCTGCTACCTCGTCTATCCATGGAAGCATCAT GAGAAAGGACCCTGGCGGATACGAGGACTTGGCAGAACTTGATCAAGCCCTCTTCCTCTACATCAACAGCCAGGACCAACAACCAATTCAAGAACAACCAC ACTTCTCTTCACGTGTGCATGCAGAGACTCTCAACATCTTCCCTTCTCGGCCGATGCACGTCGTCGCCGAACCTTCTCCGAAGGCCGCCACCTCGGCGTCGAACATCATCGCCGCGAGCTCTAATTTAAAGCTGCAACGTCCACCGTCCAACTCCAAGCAGTCGTCCATGCCGGCACCGGGCGGCAAGGCGACCGTCAAG AGAGAAGGAAGCGGAAGCGGCGGCGCCGGCACGCCGTCGACCTCGGAGCACGAGGGCCCCAGGACGCCGGACGCCAAGACGCTGAGGAGGCTCGCGCAGAACAGGGAGGCCGCGAGGAAGAGCAGGCTTAGGAAGAAG GCTTACATTCAAAATTTGGAGACAAGTAGGGTCAGGCTGTCACAGATGGAGCAGGAGATGCAAAGATGCAGCGCTCAG GGTGCAATCTTGGGTGGTGGAGCTGGCATTGGAGGGCTAAGCCCAG AGGCGGCATGGTTCGACGGGGAGTACGCGAGGTGGGTGGACGAGCACGACAGGATGATGCGGCACTTGCGGGCAGCGGTGGACGCGGAGGGGGTGGAGCAcgacgcggcggcggcggacggcgaGCAGCTGCTGCGGCAGCTTATCGACGCCGCGGCGGCGCACCATGTGGTGCTGGCGGAGCTCAAGTCCGCCGTTGCCAGGGCCGACGTGTTCCACCTCGTCTCCGGGACGTGGCTGCCCGCCGCCGAGCGCTGCTTCATCTGGATTGGCGGCTCCCGCCCCTCGGACCTCATCAAG gttatggcgcggcatatGGAGCCAGTGACGGAGCAACAGGCGGCGGGCATGTACGACGTGCAGCGGTGGGCGCAGGAACGCGAGGAGGCTCTGGACCGCGAGCTCCAGGCCACGTACCGCTCCCTCTCCGACACCGTCTCCTCCGACGCGCTCATCTCCCCCTACCCCGACACGGCCGCCTACATGGCCCACATGTCGCTCGCCATctccaacctctcctccctcgagGCCTTCGTCAGACAG GCAGACGCGCTGAGGCTGCAGACGCTGCACAGGCTGCCGCAGGTGCTGACGGCGAGGCAGTCGGCGCGGTGCTTCCTCGCCGTCGCCGACTACTCCCAGCGCCTCCGCGCGCTCAGCTCCCTCTGGCTGGCGCGGCCGCGACAGGACCAGCCCGCCCAGCCCGGCGCCGGCGGCAGGCTGTTCCACCCGTAA
- the LOC123402029 gene encoding transcription factor TGAL9-like isoform X2 — protein sequence MGDRPWQQPHEHASCSAQAGMIQASTAATSSIHGSIMRKDPGGYEDLAELDQALFLYINSQDQQPIQEQPQTLNIFPSRPMHVVAEPSPKAATSASNIIAASSNLKLQRPPSNSKQSSMPAPGGKATVKREGSGSGGAGTPSTSEHEGPRTPDAKTLRRLAQNREAARKSRLRKKAYIQNLETSRVRLSQMEQEMQRCSAQGAILGGGAGIGGLSPEAAWFDGEYARWVDEHDRMMRHLRAAVDAEGVEHDAAAADGEQLLRQLIDAAAAHHVVLAELKSAVARADVFHLVSGTWLPAAERCFIWIGGSRPSDLIKVMARHMEPVTEQQAAGMYDVQRWAQEREEALDRELQATYRSLSDTVSSDALISPYPDTAAYMAHMSLAISNLSSLEAFVRQADALRLQTLHRLPQVLTARQSARCFLAVADYSQRLRALSSLWLARPRQDQPAQPGAGGRLFHP from the exons ATGGGGGATAGGCCATGGCAGCAGCCGCATGAGCATGCTTCTTGTTCAGCGCAGGCCGGGATGATCCAAGCTTCTACCGCTGCTACCTCGTCTATCCATGGAAGCATCAT GAGAAAGGACCCTGGCGGATACGAGGACTTGGCAGAACTTGATCAAGCCCTCTTCCTCTACATCAACAGCCAGGACCAACAACCAATTCAAGAACAACCAC AGACTCTCAACATCTTCCCTTCTCGGCCGATGCACGTCGTCGCCGAACCTTCTCCGAAGGCCGCCACCTCGGCGTCGAACATCATCGCCGCGAGCTCTAATTTAAAGCTGCAACGTCCACCGTCCAACTCCAAGCAGTCGTCCATGCCGGCACCGGGCGGCAAGGCGACCGTCAAG AGAGAAGGAAGCGGAAGCGGCGGCGCCGGCACGCCGTCGACCTCGGAGCACGAGGGCCCCAGGACGCCGGACGCCAAGACGCTGAGGAGGCTCGCGCAGAACAGGGAGGCCGCGAGGAAGAGCAGGCTTAGGAAGAAG GCTTACATTCAAAATTTGGAGACAAGTAGGGTCAGGCTGTCACAGATGGAGCAGGAGATGCAAAGATGCAGCGCTCAG GGTGCAATCTTGGGTGGTGGAGCTGGCATTGGAGGGCTAAGCCCAG AGGCGGCATGGTTCGACGGGGAGTACGCGAGGTGGGTGGACGAGCACGACAGGATGATGCGGCACTTGCGGGCAGCGGTGGACGCGGAGGGGGTGGAGCAcgacgcggcggcggcggacggcgaGCAGCTGCTGCGGCAGCTTATCGACGCCGCGGCGGCGCACCATGTGGTGCTGGCGGAGCTCAAGTCCGCCGTTGCCAGGGCCGACGTGTTCCACCTCGTCTCCGGGACGTGGCTGCCCGCCGCCGAGCGCTGCTTCATCTGGATTGGCGGCTCCCGCCCCTCGGACCTCATCAAG gttatggcgcggcatatGGAGCCAGTGACGGAGCAACAGGCGGCGGGCATGTACGACGTGCAGCGGTGGGCGCAGGAACGCGAGGAGGCTCTGGACCGCGAGCTCCAGGCCACGTACCGCTCCCTCTCCGACACCGTCTCCTCCGACGCGCTCATCTCCCCCTACCCCGACACGGCCGCCTACATGGCCCACATGTCGCTCGCCATctccaacctctcctccctcgagGCCTTCGTCAGACAG GCAGACGCGCTGAGGCTGCAGACGCTGCACAGGCTGCCGCAGGTGCTGACGGCGAGGCAGTCGGCGCGGTGCTTCCTCGCCGTCGCCGACTACTCCCAGCGCCTCCGCGCGCTCAGCTCCCTCTGGCTGGCGCGGCCGCGACAGGACCAGCCCGCCCAGCCCGGCGCCGGCGGCAGGCTGTTCCACCCGTAA
- the LOC123402029 gene encoding bZIP transcription factor TGA10-like isoform X3, with product MHVVAEPSPKAATSASNIIAASSNLKLQRPPSNSKQSSMPAPGGKATVKREGSGSGGAGTPSTSEHEGPRTPDAKTLRRLAQNREAARKSRLRKKAYIQNLETSRVRLSQMEQEMQRCSAQGAILGGGAGIGGLSPEAAWFDGEYARWVDEHDRMMRHLRAAVDAEGVEHDAAAADGEQLLRQLIDAAAAHHVVLAELKSAVARADVFHLVSGTWLPAAERCFIWIGGSRPSDLIKVMARHMEPVTEQQAAGMYDVQRWAQEREEALDRELQATYRSLSDTVSSDALISPYPDTAAYMAHMSLAISNLSSLEAFVRQADALRLQTLHRLPQVLTARQSARCFLAVADYSQRLRALSSLWLARPRQDQPAQPGAGGRLFHP from the exons ATGCACGTCGTCGCCGAACCTTCTCCGAAGGCCGCCACCTCGGCGTCGAACATCATCGCCGCGAGCTCTAATTTAAAGCTGCAACGTCCACCGTCCAACTCCAAGCAGTCGTCCATGCCGGCACCGGGCGGCAAGGCGACCGTCAAG AGAGAAGGAAGCGGAAGCGGCGGCGCCGGCACGCCGTCGACCTCGGAGCACGAGGGCCCCAGGACGCCGGACGCCAAGACGCTGAGGAGGCTCGCGCAGAACAGGGAGGCCGCGAGGAAGAGCAGGCTTAGGAAGAAG GCTTACATTCAAAATTTGGAGACAAGTAGGGTCAGGCTGTCACAGATGGAGCAGGAGATGCAAAGATGCAGCGCTCAG GGTGCAATCTTGGGTGGTGGAGCTGGCATTGGAGGGCTAAGCCCAG AGGCGGCATGGTTCGACGGGGAGTACGCGAGGTGGGTGGACGAGCACGACAGGATGATGCGGCACTTGCGGGCAGCGGTGGACGCGGAGGGGGTGGAGCAcgacgcggcggcggcggacggcgaGCAGCTGCTGCGGCAGCTTATCGACGCCGCGGCGGCGCACCATGTGGTGCTGGCGGAGCTCAAGTCCGCCGTTGCCAGGGCCGACGTGTTCCACCTCGTCTCCGGGACGTGGCTGCCCGCCGCCGAGCGCTGCTTCATCTGGATTGGCGGCTCCCGCCCCTCGGACCTCATCAAG gttatggcgcggcatatGGAGCCAGTGACGGAGCAACAGGCGGCGGGCATGTACGACGTGCAGCGGTGGGCGCAGGAACGCGAGGAGGCTCTGGACCGCGAGCTCCAGGCCACGTACCGCTCCCTCTCCGACACCGTCTCCTCCGACGCGCTCATCTCCCCCTACCCCGACACGGCCGCCTACATGGCCCACATGTCGCTCGCCATctccaacctctcctccctcgagGCCTTCGTCAGACAG GCAGACGCGCTGAGGCTGCAGACGCTGCACAGGCTGCCGCAGGTGCTGACGGCGAGGCAGTCGGCGCGGTGCTTCCTCGCCGTCGCCGACTACTCCCAGCGCCTCCGCGCGCTCAGCTCCCTCTGGCTGGCGCGGCCGCGACAGGACCAGCCCGCCCAGCCCGGCGCCGGCGGCAGGCTGTTCCACCCGTAA